One stretch of Aquimarina sp. Aq107 DNA includes these proteins:
- a CDS encoding cytochrome-c peroxidase has product MKNIYLIIVILTLCSCEQDDYILLDKEVDQTSFSKAPSGPTGLDKQILDDLETISGGIGASYFILPDSNQFNSIPQDPLNPITTEKVTLGKLLFHETATGGNPTTASNLFTYSCASCHHAAAGFSAGIRQGIGEAGVGFGTNGEGRTFDPNIAVSNSDIQPIKSPTVLNVAYQDIMLWNGQFGGSGTNLGTEANWTNIPENFIGFEGVEVQAIKGQGVHRLLVDDNFAANFGYQQMFDDAFPGSPVNERYTTINAALAIAAYERTVLPNQSPWQEWLKGNYSALSNDEKKGARAFFGDGKCYQCHTGPALNDKNFYAFGMGDFDNTSDAFVLANVNFEDVKKGRGGFTKVAADNYKFKTPTLYNLTDNGIYGHGGTFTSIKEVIEYKIDGVPQSNEVPSENLASQFGDIKLNKTEIDNLVSFIENSLRDPNLTRYVPQSTNSGNCFPNNDIASRVDLGCD; this is encoded by the coding sequence ATGAAAAATATATATCTGATTATCGTCATTCTAACATTATGTTCCTGCGAACAAGATGATTATATATTACTTGACAAAGAAGTAGATCAAACATCATTTTCGAAAGCACCTTCAGGACCAACTGGATTAGACAAACAAATTCTAGATGATTTAGAAACTATTTCTGGAGGGATAGGAGCATCCTATTTTATACTTCCAGATAGTAACCAATTTAATAGTATTCCTCAAGATCCATTAAATCCAATAACTACTGAAAAAGTAACCTTAGGAAAACTTCTGTTTCATGAAACCGCCACTGGAGGGAACCCTACAACTGCTTCTAATTTATTCACATATTCATGTGCGTCTTGTCATCATGCAGCTGCAGGCTTTAGTGCTGGTATCAGACAAGGTATTGGAGAAGCAGGAGTTGGTTTTGGAACTAATGGAGAAGGTAGGACATTTGATCCTAATATTGCTGTAAGTAATTCAGATATTCAACCTATTAAGTCGCCAACTGTATTAAATGTGGCATATCAAGATATCATGTTATGGAACGGGCAATTCGGAGGTTCAGGAACAAATCTTGGTACCGAAGCAAATTGGACAAATATTCCTGAAAATTTTATTGGTTTTGAAGGCGTTGAAGTACAAGCCATAAAAGGACAAGGAGTACACCGCTTATTAGTAGATGATAATTTTGCCGCTAATTTTGGATATCAACAAATGTTTGATGATGCCTTCCCAGGTTCTCCTGTAAATGAAAGATATACTACTATAAATGCAGCGCTAGCTATTGCGGCATATGAAAGAACTGTATTACCAAATCAATCTCCATGGCAAGAATGGTTAAAAGGAAATTACAGTGCTCTATCTAATGATGAGAAAAAAGGTGCAAGGGCATTCTTTGGTGATGGAAAATGCTATCAATGTCATACCGGACCAGCGCTAAATGACAAAAACTTTTATGCTTTTGGTATGGGAGATTTTGACAATACAAGTGATGCATTTGTTCTCGCAAATGTAAATTTCGAAGATGTTAAAAAAGGAAGAGGTGGTTTTACAAAAGTTGCTGCGGATAACTATAAATTTAAAACTCCTACTTTGTATAATTTAACGGATAATGGTATTTATGGACATGGAGGAACTTTTACTTCAATAAAAGAAGTTATTGAGTATAAAATAGACGGTGTGCCTCAAAGTAATGAAGTTCCATCAGAAAATCTCGCATCACAATTTGGTGACATAAAACTAAATAAAACCGAAATAGATAATCTTGTATCATTCATTGAAAATAGCTTAAGAGACCCTAATCTTACAAGATATGTACCTCAATCTACAAATTCTGGAAATTGTTTCCCTAATAATGATATCGCTTCTAGAGTAGATCTTGGATGTGATTAA
- a CDS encoding T9SS type A sorting domain-containing protein, whose amino-acid sequence MILKITKLITASYSLKYLFIILAFSFQSAFSQTENKSYFFGHSLVNHSADQSTQNRSNIPDWMFLLAQQAGSDYSVDGQFNFLPLQELPAIYQWGFIDAPSARTNETNNDFGSWDYDNVIVTLANFIQQTSTPSQNAFCDQEYVEDCDEDPNALSSVEAVLRILDYSRDEEPGINFYIYENWPEFNGTFPPVSQTEEEQEFGAFYDYTRGEFHDWWITLQDEVLATRPDANVKLIPVGPILSDLFSDNGILSEIAATTLYEDSAPHGYPVLYFLTALIHYSAIYGEQPPLNFQFPDADLPAPIRIPDIVKNNYPSIVNFIWNSLQEYTFSNGESRVFLENQILSVDDLSIHTPKPIIYPNPGNGVFNLELSDATVFPIDIKIVNTIGQLIDEVSITDHQSANINLDKKGAFFLKIIGDQYSDIVKLIVK is encoded by the coding sequence TAGTTTCCAAAGTGCTTTTTCTCAAACTGAAAACAAATCATATTTTTTTGGTCATAGTTTGGTGAATCACAGTGCGGATCAATCTACGCAGAATCGTAGTAATATTCCTGATTGGATGTTTTTATTAGCACAACAAGCTGGAAGTGATTATTCTGTAGATGGTCAGTTTAATTTTTTGCCATTACAAGAGTTGCCGGCAATATATCAATGGGGATTTATTGATGCGCCTAGTGCCAGAACAAATGAAACTAATAATGACTTTGGTAGTTGGGATTATGATAATGTAATTGTTACGTTGGCTAATTTTATTCAGCAGACATCAACACCGTCTCAAAATGCATTTTGTGATCAAGAATATGTAGAAGATTGTGATGAGGATCCTAATGCCCTTAGCTCTGTGGAGGCAGTATTAAGAATCTTAGATTATTCCAGAGATGAAGAACCTGGGATCAACTTCTATATTTATGAAAATTGGCCTGAATTTAATGGAACTTTTCCACCAGTTTCTCAAACCGAAGAAGAACAAGAATTTGGAGCATTTTATGATTATACCAGAGGAGAATTTCATGATTGGTGGATTACATTACAAGATGAGGTATTGGCTACTAGACCAGATGCTAATGTAAAACTAATTCCGGTTGGACCTATCTTATCTGATTTGTTTTCAGATAATGGGATATTATCTGAAATAGCCGCTACGACGCTCTATGAGGATTCCGCTCCACACGGATATCCAGTTTTATATTTTTTAACTGCCTTGATACATTATTCAGCTATTTATGGAGAGCAACCTCCACTGAATTTTCAGTTTCCAGATGCGGACTTACCTGCGCCAATTCGAATCCCAGATATAGTAAAAAATAATTATCCAAGCATTGTAAATTTTATATGGAATAGCTTACAAGAGTATACTTTTAGTAATGGTGAAAGTAGAGTCTTTTTGGAAAATCAAATATTATCAGTAGACGATTTATCAATACATACTCCAAAGCCAATAATATATCCGAATCCTGGAAATGGTGTTTTTAATCTAGAGTTATCAGATGCTACGGTTTTTCCGATAGACATCAAGATTGTCAACACTATTGGTCAATTAATTGACGAGGTTTCCATAACTGATCATCAATCAGCGAATATTAATTTAGATAAAAAAGGGGCGTTTTTTCTAAAGATTATTGGTGATCAGTATTCGGATATTGTAAAATTGATTGTAAAGTAA